One stretch of Tepidibacter hydrothermalis DNA includes these proteins:
- a CDS encoding 4Fe-4S binding protein has translation MKRKMIQLISSLITNANLNGFLQGKIYKGTSKKICVPGLNCYSCPGAVGSCPIGAIQAVMGSSKYNLSFYIFGILILIGTLIGRLVCGFLCPFGFIQELLYKIKTIKFKLPRWTRFIKYFILVIFVIMLPILLTNELGMGDPTFCKYICPAGTLEGGIPLVLLNPVLQKSLGILFKWKMIILIFTIILSIAIFRPFCKVICPLGAIYAIFNPISIYRYSIDDKKCVSCGKCSRKCNMDIEIYKNPNSLECIRCGECKNICPTGAIKSEFKL, from the coding sequence ATGAAAAGAAAAATGATTCAACTTATTAGTAGTTTAATTACAAATGCTAATTTAAATGGATTTTTACAAGGTAAGATATATAAAGGTACATCTAAAAAAATATGTGTTCCTGGGCTTAATTGTTATTCTTGTCCAGGAGCAGTAGGATCTTGTCCTATAGGAGCTATACAAGCTGTAATGGGAAGTTCAAAATATAATTTATCTTTTTATATATTTGGAATTTTAATATTAATAGGCACATTAATAGGAAGGCTAGTTTGTGGATTTTTATGTCCATTTGGATTTATACAGGAATTATTATATAAAATAAAAACTATTAAATTTAAGTTGCCAAGATGGACTAGATTTATAAAATATTTTATATTAGTTATATTTGTTATAATGCTCCCTATATTATTGACAAATGAATTGGGGATGGGTGATCCTACATTTTGTAAATATATATGTCCTGCTGGAACATTAGAAGGTGGAATTCCACTAGTATTATTAAATCCAGTACTTCAAAAAAGTTTAGGAATATTGTTTAAATGGAAGATGATTATACTGATATTTACTATAATCTTGTCTATTGCTATATTCAGACCATTTTGCAAAGTAATATGTCCTTTAGGTGCTATATATGCAATATTTAATCCTATAAGTATTTATAGATATTCAATAGACGATAAAAAATGTGTAAGCTGTGGTAAATGTTCAAGAAAATGTAATATGGATATTGAAATATATAAAAATCCAAATAGCCTTGAATGTATTAGGTGTGGAGAATGTAAGAATATATGTCCAACTGGTGCTATAAAAAGTGAATTTAAACTTTAA